One Glaciihabitans arcticus DNA window includes the following coding sequences:
- the gcvH gene encoding glycine cleavage system protein GcvH, protein MADEKTLQYTAEHEWILVDGETATVGITSYAADKLGDVVYVDLPKVGSDVAVGAIVGEIESTKSVGELFAPVDGTVLEANEAVVSDPSLVNSDPFGEGWLIKVSFSALPSLLTFDEYSALVAE, encoded by the coding sequence ATGGCTGACGAAAAGACCCTCCAGTACACCGCAGAGCACGAGTGGATCCTGGTCGACGGCGAGACCGCGACCGTCGGCATTACCTCCTACGCCGCCGACAAGCTCGGTGACGTCGTGTATGTCGACCTGCCGAAGGTCGGCTCGGATGTCGCGGTCGGCGCCATCGTGGGAGAGATCGAGTCCACCAAGTCGGTCGGCGAGTTGTTCGCTCCCGTTGACGGCACCGTGCTCGAGGCGAACGAGGCGGTCGTCTCCGACCCGAGCCTCGTCAACAGCGACCCATTCGGCGAAGGCTGGCTGATCAAGGTCAGCTTCAGCGCGCTCCCCTCGCTGCTCACCTTCGACGAGTACAGCGCACTGGTCGCCGAGTAA
- the gcvP gene encoding aminomethyl-transferring glycine dehydrogenase produces the protein MTIPFTERHIGTDTAAQATMLAALGYDSVEHLVTAAVPESIRVQPIENSTIPLAASERDALRELRALAGKNTVRQSMIGLGYYDTITPAVIKRNVLENPSWYTAYTPYQPEISQGRLEALINFQTMVADLTGLTTANASMLDEGTAVVEGMLLARRASGSTSNVFIVDADALPQTKALLANRADAVGIELVELDLASVVEALPSAFGIFVQYPGASGRVWDPTAVIAAVKDQGGLAVVAADLLSLTLIKAPGDLGADVAVGTSQRFGVPMGFGGPHAGYMAVRAGLERQLPGRLVGVSQDADGHPAYRLSLQTREQHIRREKATSNICTAQVLLAVMASMYAVYHGPDGLKRIAEGVHRTTINAAARLRASQVTVVHESYFDTLLVSVPGHAAEVTAAAYEAGVLYGAVDDDTVRLSFDEVSAADAELLDRILAPLGAEPLAGKEKGTWRPASPIATDLVRESEYLTHPVFNTHRSETSMMRYLKYLADKDYALDRGMIPLGSCTMKLNAASEMEAVTWPEFAGIHPFAPEADVEGYLTLIDQLQTWLAEVTGYDSVSLQPNAGSQGELAGLLAIRGYHRANGDLDRTVCLIPSSAHGTNAASAVLAGMKVVVVATNDLGNVDLDDLRAKIATHADNLAALMITYPSTHGVYEHDVKDITAAVHDAGGQVYVDGANLNALLGYARFGDFGGDVSHLNLHKTFCIPHGGGGPGVGPVAAKAHLAPFLPGHPMAQREFSGNPANVISAAPYGSPSILPISWAYVRMMGADGLKQATGAAVLAANYVAVRLRDHYPVLYAGDNGLVAHECILDLRPLKEATGIDNNDVAKRLVDYGFHAPTMSFPVAGTLMVEPTESEDLAEIDRFIDAMIAIKLEADAVAAGEWPADDNPLHNAPHTAQSVIVGEWNHPYDREKAVYPVRGQVRNKYWPSVRRIDQAWGDRNLVCACPPIEAFAD, from the coding sequence ATGACGATTCCCTTCACCGAACGACACATCGGCACCGACACCGCGGCGCAGGCGACCATGCTCGCCGCGCTCGGCTACGACTCGGTCGAGCACCTCGTCACGGCAGCCGTTCCGGAGTCGATCCGCGTGCAGCCGATCGAGAACTCCACCATCCCGCTCGCCGCCTCCGAGCGCGACGCCCTTCGTGAGCTGCGCGCCCTCGCCGGAAAGAACACCGTGCGCCAGTCGATGATCGGCCTCGGCTACTACGACACCATCACGCCCGCCGTGATCAAGCGCAACGTGCTTGAGAACCCGAGCTGGTACACCGCCTACACGCCCTACCAGCCGGAGATCAGCCAGGGCCGCCTTGAGGCACTCATCAACTTCCAGACGATGGTCGCCGACCTCACCGGCCTGACCACCGCCAACGCCTCTATGCTCGATGAGGGCACCGCCGTCGTCGAGGGGATGCTGCTCGCGCGTCGCGCCTCGGGCTCCACCAGCAACGTCTTCATCGTGGACGCCGACGCGCTCCCGCAGACCAAGGCGCTCCTCGCCAACCGCGCCGATGCCGTCGGTATCGAGCTCGTCGAGCTGGACCTCGCCTCGGTGGTCGAAGCCCTTCCCTCAGCCTTCGGCATTTTCGTGCAGTACCCCGGTGCCTCGGGACGCGTCTGGGACCCGACCGCCGTGATCGCCGCCGTCAAGGACCAGGGCGGCCTCGCCGTTGTCGCCGCCGACCTGCTCTCGCTCACCCTGATCAAGGCTCCGGGCGACCTCGGAGCTGATGTCGCCGTCGGCACGTCGCAGCGCTTCGGTGTGCCCATGGGCTTCGGCGGACCGCACGCCGGCTACATGGCCGTGCGCGCAGGTCTCGAGCGCCAGCTCCCCGGACGCCTTGTCGGTGTCTCGCAGGACGCCGACGGACACCCCGCCTACCGTCTCTCGTTGCAGACACGCGAGCAGCACATCCGCCGCGAGAAGGCCACGTCGAACATCTGCACCGCCCAGGTGCTGCTTGCCGTCATGGCGTCGATGTACGCGGTCTATCACGGACCCGACGGCCTCAAGCGCATCGCCGAGGGCGTGCACCGCACCACCATCAACGCTGCCGCCCGCCTGCGCGCCTCGCAGGTCACTGTCGTGCACGAGTCCTACTTCGATACCCTTCTCGTGAGCGTTCCCGGACACGCCGCCGAGGTGACCGCCGCCGCCTACGAGGCCGGCGTTCTCTATGGTGCAGTGGATGACGACACCGTCCGCCTCAGCTTCGACGAGGTGAGCGCCGCCGACGCCGAGCTGCTCGACCGCATCCTCGCCCCGCTCGGCGCCGAGCCGCTCGCGGGCAAGGAGAAGGGCACCTGGCGCCCGGCATCCCCGATCGCCACGGATCTTGTACGCGAGTCGGAGTACCTCACCCACCCGGTCTTCAACACGCACCGCTCGGAGACGAGCATGATGCGCTACCTCAAGTACCTCGCCGACAAGGACTACGCACTCGACCGGGGCATGATCCCGCTGGGCTCCTGCACGATGAAGCTCAACGCGGCATCCGAGATGGAGGCCGTCACCTGGCCCGAGTTCGCCGGAATCCACCCGTTCGCGCCCGAGGCCGATGTCGAGGGCTACCTGACCCTTATCGACCAGCTGCAGACCTGGCTCGCCGAGGTCACCGGATACGACTCGGTGTCCCTGCAGCCGAATGCCGGCAGCCAGGGCGAGCTCGCCGGACTGCTCGCGATCCGCGGGTACCACCGCGCCAACGGGGATCTCGATCGCACGGTGTGCCTCATCCCGTCATCTGCTCATGGAACGAATGCCGCCTCGGCCGTGCTCGCCGGAATGAAGGTGGTGGTCGTTGCGACCAATGACCTCGGCAACGTCGACCTCGACGACCTGCGCGCCAAGATCGCGACGCACGCCGACAACCTCGCTGCGCTCATGATCACCTACCCGTCGACGCACGGCGTGTATGAGCACGACGTGAAGGACATCACCGCAGCCGTGCACGACGCCGGTGGCCAGGTCTACGTCGACGGCGCGAACCTCAATGCCCTTCTCGGCTACGCGCGCTTCGGCGACTTCGGCGGGGACGTCTCGCACCTCAACCTGCACAAGACCTTCTGCATCCCGCACGGCGGCGGCGGACCCGGTGTCGGACCGGTCGCGGCGAAGGCGCACCTCGCGCCCTTCCTGCCGGGCCACCCGATGGCGCAGCGCGAGTTCTCGGGCAACCCCGCGAACGTGATCAGCGCGGCTCCATACGGCAGCCCGAGCATTCTCCCGATCTCATGGGCGTACGTGCGCATGATGGGTGCGGATGGGCTCAAGCAGGCGACCGGTGCCGCGGTCCTGGCCGCGAACTATGTCGCGGTGCGCCTTCGCGACCACTACCCGGTGCTCTACGCGGGTGACAACGGACTGGTCGCGCACGAGTGCATCCTCGACCTGCGCCCGCTCAAGGAGGCGACCGGCATCGACAACAACGATGTCGCCAAGCGGCTCGTCGACTACGGCTTCCACGCCCCGACGATGTCGTTCCCGGTCGCGGGCACGCTGATGGTGGAGCCGACCGAGAGCGAGGATCTCGCCGAGATCGACCGCTTCATCGACGCCATGATCGCGATCAAGCTCGAGGCCGACGCTGTCGCCGCGGGCGAGTGGCCCGCCGACGACAACCCGCTGCACAATGCACCGCACACCGCCCAGTCGGTGATCGTGGGGGAGTGGAACCACCCCTACGACCGCGAGAAGGCCGTGTACCCGGTGCGCGGACAGGTGCGTAACAAGTACTGGCCGTCGGTGCGCCGCATCGACCAGGCCTGGGGCGACCGCAATCTTGTCTGCGCCTGCCCGCCGATCGAGGCCTTCGCCGACTAA